In the genome of Drosophila kikkawai strain 14028-0561.14 chromosome 2R, DkikHiC1v2, whole genome shotgun sequence, the window TAAATGTTGCCGGGTCCCGCATTTACCATGTGACCGTGATGCCCTGTTACGACAAGAAGCTGGAGTCCTCACGACAGGATTTCTTCAGCGAGGTGAATGAGTCTCGAGATGTTGACTGTGTAATTACTTCAGGTTGGGATTGTGATGTGTTGTATGAGCTGAGATTGATGTACATACTCCTATTCTGCAGTTGAGATTGAACAGATGTTGACAGAGGATGAGCACCCTTTGCCGCAGCACGAGCCGGCAGATCTGGATTGGCCTTGGTCGGATAGGAGGCCTGACTCCATGGTGTGGTCGCATGAGTCGACACTTTCTGGCGGCTACGCCGAacacatatttaaatatgctGCAAAGGAGCTTTTTAACAAGGACATTCCGCCCGAAGAGCTAGAACTAAAACCCGTCAAGAATCGCGACTTCTTCGAGATTGTCCTTGAGAGAGAGGGCAAAGCGGTGCTGAAGTTTGCAATTGCTAACGGTTTCCGCAATATTCAGAATCTAGTACAAAAACTAAAGCGGGGTAAAGGAGCCAATTATAATTTTGTGGAGGTCATGGCTTGCCCCTCCGGCTGTATTAACGGAGGTGCACAGGTGCGGCCAACCACTGGACAGCATGTGCGAGAGCTAACCCAAGAGCTGAGGGAATTGTATAAGAAGCTGCCGCACTCCGTTCCCGACAATGACGTATCAAAGCATGTGTACAGTGAGTTCCTGGACGGTGGGGCCCACACAGACAAATGTCACGAGCTGCTGCATACCAGTTATCATGCTGTAGAGAAACTCAGTACGGCGCTAAATATTAAGTGGTGATGATGTAAACTATTTTCAACATTATTTTGgagttttattatataaattgttcCCGTCTTTGACGTTTCTGAGGTAGTCGGTGTCACACATAACTTCGTGGTGGGAAGTCATCAGTGCGCATGTCCAACCTATTTGAGAGCACCTGCGATTGGAAGCGGCAGCCGGAACGGCTGATTCCACTGGAATGCGGCTTGTTTCTTCCTGCTGCCTTCAACTGCAGCAGGAGCATTTCTGGGCTGATTGAAAAATCAATCGTTTGAAATAAGTCTCCTTAGAAACACAGCGATATACGTTGACATTTGTAATTGTAAACCGTCTGAGGTGgttataaaatacaaaaagacaGGTAGGATTTTTGTAGGCTTTGCGTAACCAGGCACGATTTTCCTAATAATTGAATTCGacattttatttctataataAGTATCAGTTGCCCAATTGTGGCACACACCAGCTCTGTAGGACTATTTGAATGTCGAGATGCCATCTCCGTCATCGCATCCGTATGGCCTGACAGTGGACGATATAGCAAGTCAAtatggagcagcaacagccactATACACAACTCTGAAACCCGGCAGGGGACCGTCACACGAAGGCCCCCTCCGGATCGGGAGGACGCCTTGGAGTACTTCATTAAGTTTCCTAAGAGCTCTGTGCAGAACGACTTGGCGAACTCCAACGCCAACGGCGAAGATAACGTACCAATTGTAATACTGCTAGGCTGGGCGGGCTGCAAGGATCGATATTTAATGAAGTATTCAAAAATTTATGAGGAGAGAGGGTAAGTTCAAGGATTCATCAGTTCCTCCACCTACTTATATTACTCTGTAATATGTTAGCCTAATAACAGTGCGGTACACGGCGCCGGTGGACACATTGTTTTGGAAACGCGCTGAAATGGTACCTATCGGGGAAAAAATTCTTAAGCTCATTCAGGACATGAACTTCGATGCCCATCCCCTGATTTTTCACATATTTTCCAATGGCGGAGCCTACCTGTACCAACACATAAACCTGGCCGTGATCAATCACAAGTCTCCTCTAGACGTGCGCGGTGTGATTTTCGACTCGGCACCAGGCGAGCGTCGAATGTTGGGCTTGTATCGCGCTATTATAGCCATATATGGACGGGAGAAGCGCTGCAACTGCCTTACTGCGCTGGCCATAACACTAACGTTGAGCATTATGTGGTTTGTGGAGGTGGGTGTTGATTACCGACTTCTTCAAAGCTTTTCCTATAATCTAATGTTCTCCAGGAATCCTTTGCGGCCTTCAAGAATCTGTTCATACACTCGTCTGCGATCCATCCCAGTCCGTTCTGCGAGCTGAAAAACGAGAGCAACAAGTTCCCGCAGATGTTTTTGTATTCTAAGGGCGACGACGTTATCCCGTACCGAGATGTGGAAAAGTTTATCCGTCTTAGGCGCGACCGAGGAATCGAGGTATCAGCGGTGTGCTTTGAAGATGCAGAACACGTTAAGATATACACCAAGTATCCAAAACAATACGTTCAGTGCGTCTGTAACTTTATTAAGAACTGTATGGGCATACCTTATTCTCTGAACATGCTACCTGATTGTAAGCCCAGCTTATCGTCCTCAGGAAAGCAAAATCGCTCAAATTTAAAGTACgattaaatgaaaatagcaCACACTCTACGAACAAAAAGGTAAAGCCTCAAGCAATGTCACTATTGAAATTTTCAAACGCTTTATTgtagaatataatttaagagCTGTtccaataaacaaatatatatatttgatgtATACCTCTTTTAATGAGAGGGAACTTAAAAGGCTATATCTACGACTAGTTAAgccgaaaaatttttaatgtttataacCTTGCAGGTTTTGCATCATTTTCGAGATATGgccaatttatattatttcagattttcggttttaatttaatgaaatatatcTGTATATCTTATAATAggaaaacatattttcatctactctaagatataagattattttattatttcagagttttggtataaattttataaaaatctgacaactatatcatatagaaAAGCAGctaagttaaaattttttttttttctaaaaatttgtcaaaCATTTGTATAACAACTATATGGTATAGTAGTCCGATTCGGCGCGTTCCCACATAtatagagtatatagaagaatATATGAAaggtttcattcagatagctttaaaactgagggactagtttgcgtagaaacggacagacagatAAACATGGGTAGATCGACTcgtctgttgatgctgatcaagaatatatatactttatagggtcggaaaggtcacCTTTACTGCGTTGAAAATTTCTgtctgaaattataatacactgcaagggtataaaaatgctaTTACgaatttgtaaataagaattttatttatttaattttacaaacaGAAGCTTTTGCAATGAATCTGCAGGAAGATTGTTTCCTAAATCGGTCAGCACCAAGTTAAGAGTCGAAAACGACCTTTCCACGCTGACTTGAGTTGCTATAACGGCGTGAACTACTTTTGCCAGCATAATCAAATATGGTAAGGTACATTTTTTAGTTTCCCAATATTCCATAATGTGTATATTTAAGTCAACTGGCTTTGGATTGTAGTTGACAATCTCGAGCTGTGCAGCCTTTATACCACACCACTCAATAAGTTCCCGGCCTGACATATACGGGGCAGTAGTAACCaaacatcgatattttttattgatagtGTCTTTTATCATAAGCTTTgtgtacaaattttacaaCGTTGCGACCACGTGTTttcaagttataaattttaaagtgaaaCAACCTTTGAGTTTTTCTAcaatatggaaaaaaaaagaatttcgTGTCCTGATTAAACACTGTTTTTTGATTGGAAAAAATACGGTAGAAGCCAAAATTTGGCTTGATAAGCATTACCCGGAATCTTCTCCAGGAAAATCAACCATCAAGGACTGGTACAATGAATTTAAACGTTGTCGTGTGGACACCGAAGACGCTGACCCTAGCGGTCGCCCAAAAACAGCAGTTACGCCAGAAAATATcgccaaaatccaaaaaattgTATTGGCCGAacgcaaatttaaattaaaagagataGCTAATGCATCAAAGATATCAGAAGGCAGTGTGTTCGCGATATTCCATGAATATTTGGATATGAGAAAGCTCTGCTCAAAGTGGGTGCCGCGATTGCTAACACCGGACCAAAAGCAACAACGCATTGATGATTCCGAGACGTTTTTAAGCATGTTGAAGCGCAATGGGACCGATTTTTTTCGCCGTTACTTAACAATGGACGAAACATGGATACACTACTACACTACAGAATCCAGTCAACAGTCTTCTGAGTGGGTGGTATTTGGTGAAAGCCGTCCGAAGCGTCCCAAAACACAAATATCGGCGGGTAAGGTTATGGCGTCCGTATTTTGGGATGCATATGAGATTTTGTTTATAGACTACCTGGAGAAAGGTAAAACAATCAACAGCGAATATTATATAAAGCTGCTGGATCGACTGGACCAAGCTATCAAGAAAAAAAACGTCCACATATAGCAAAGAAGAAACCGCTGTTTCACTGGATAATGCACCGTGCCACAAGTCTGTGGCAACAATGATGAAATTGAGCGAATTGAGATTCGAACTACTGCCGACCGCACCCTATTCTCCAGATTTGGCCCCCAGCGACTACTGGCTTTTTTCAGATCTCAAAAAGCACCTCCAAGGCAAGAGATATCGAAAAAATGAGGAGGCGATTGCCGATACTGAGGCCTATTTTAAGGGCAAAAGTTCAGCCTTCTCCAAAAATGGCATCGAAAGGTTGGAGAAGCGCTGGACTGAGTGTGTAGCCGTAGATGAAAACTAAATTGatgaataaaactaaattttcagaaaaaaatgtgtttttcctTCTTAGGCCGGGAACTTATTGAGCGGTGTGGTAAGTTCACTATTGCTGTCTTCTGAGTCTCCGTCTCCTGATGCAACCTCAATAGAATTAAGGAAGTCAGTTACAAGCGAACAGGTATTCGATTCCTCAATCGATTGCAGACTTTGGACTTGAGCTTGATGATGGCCCAGGACTATTAAAACACCGCGGTGCCTCCTATGAACAAAGAAGTTCAGAATTGTCATACAAAAATTAACGGAATAAATATAATGTtgaaatatgtattattacCTGCGAATCCATCTTCAGAATTCGAACTATTAAAAGCTTAAGTTGAGCTCTGGCCTGCATCAAACTGATAGGATTTTTAAGCAAAGTCCTTATTCGAGGGTCCAAATATAAACTGCAGACGACATCGTTGAGAGATACTTCTCGAGATTCGAATAAACAACTCAGTTTACGACCCATTCTGAGGACGTGTATATGTCAGAATGGCCGTGTCGGAGAGGAGGCCAGAAGTAGCTTTagagctttggtccaggatcgcctcaggcaatgccatcgccggacttaagtccgcaaattacaatttgctccatccaccaacgatAAGCAAGAACAGAACCGctgtacttgtacggaagggtctacacgctaaccttatgtcttaTTTTgatagcttcctgctacatggcacacgacttGACGTCCCCACCAGAATAACTCATGAGCCTGGTAGaggccagcccgaaggaccagcaactgctcgtgggtgcagcaccaacgcgcaccactgcgtatgggggagccccgagataaacgacagaggtgagtcacTCTTacactttatactctcaaccaaccttagtatagcaaacgtgggggaggaacctttgtaggtcccacctaCTCTTATAAGGGCACAAGggactttggtatcagaatggagaggcCTTgtgagaccatccttctcatatcataagtacatacagttccaatacgcattcgaacactctccaaaacaatcagtcttcttCAGTCcagaatactaactggggaaagttcaaggagactatcgcgacacggctcgcgatctctccgggcatagtagaatccgcggaatacatagaaaagtccctagagacccctttccaaagaactgctagatgcgtaccacgcttcatgccctatatcggacacgagaaagaggaccaggccaccctggtggaataaggacctttcattCCGAcgaaacaaactcaaagaattcttcaaaatcgccaagcaggcgaaagatgtcATCAATGTGGAATACAATGTCTTActaagggactacaagaaggaaatacgcaaggcgcagagaaactcatggagaaacgtctgctccaatatagagactgccccggaaacagctagactccggaggctgctatcgaagcagcctaccatacagagtcagctcaaacgcgacgacggacagtggacagAGAGCAGCGAAGAGGCTAAAAGCACCAgaactagatggaatattcccagccatgctgcaggcgaccaaggaagtgatcaccccatggctctacgcaatatatacagcttgtttaagcacgggctatatccctatacaatggaggacctctcggattgtcttcctgcccaaagcaggaaaggaCAACCATGTGAGctccaaggattacagaccgataagcctcacctcatttctacttaaaacgcttgaaaagctgctggacctatacatcaggaacgatgtagggagacaactgtcgaccaaccagcacgcctacacgaaggggaaatcagtggagacggcactacattcgttggtagccaccattgagagagccctaaacaataaggaatatgcacttggagtgttcgtggacatatccggggcattcaacaacgttagcacggacgcaataatggatcgcctagaagcgaccaactcgtcccccgctatcaacttgtggataaaaaatcttttaagttgccggcggctacaatcagattggggcaccgcttccatggtgagatgAGCACAAATAGggacgccgcaaggtggggttctgtcgcccctcctatggaatctggtggtagacgacctaatcaagagattcgagaggaaagcaccaaagataacagcttatgcggatgacataagcataattatcacgggagtctgtccatcgaccctcagctcgatcatggaaacaacactcagggagatatgtgagtgggcggagaaggtaggactcaatatcaatgcggataagacggaccttattctcttcactaagagatacaaggtgccgcaatggatccccccaaagattaacaaaaccatgctgacaccgaaaacacaagtcaaatacctaggcattgtacttgacagcaagctgacgtggaaggccaatgtcGTAGAGAGGGtgaaaaaggccaccatagcgctatatgcatccatgaagatgcttagcagcacatgggggcACGGATCCAAGATGAGTGGAGGAGTAGAACCGGAATATGCtcttcagaccctgaaatgaggctgtcgtataagctatcAAGGCACtacagtatattccaggcggaagtattcgccatcaggaaagcggcagagcttgcgcagaacataaaccgtccacatgaggcggtcaatttgttcgtagacagtcaagatCCAttcaatcatcagcggtcagttccaaaaatgtactggcaagcagggagtcactagatagcctgagTACAACTAAGTCAGTGGGGATCCATTGGATtaccagccaccaaggcaaaGACGATAACGAGACCGCGGATGGACTTGTAAAGAAAGGcgtcggactggcgagtgaaagagcagaaaacgtccTTGTCTTCCTGCCTCCCTGTCAGGTGGAGGAATAATTTTGCAACCtacagaatatcaaaaatcatgtgcaaagagcgcaacgagaaactcacccactacgtgctgcatcttccgcggaaagacagcagaatgttagtgggtattctaacaggtcactgcctgtctgctgcacatgcagtcaagctgggtattaccgacaacgccaaatgccggaaatgtgatgaatccgaggcaaccgaaaccttggagcatctcatttgcaaatgtccggccctaacgagggcaagaatgagatacctaggccctccggttctggcatcgctagaagatgcctcaaGGAGGAAGCCGCCTCGatcttcaaggatctcgaaacccgcataaatagtctctaggtccatctaggaatttccccggatagctatcggccatattggcctatgcgTGGCCCCACGAGGgattaacctaacctaacctacgGTTGTCACGTGCCCCggtttctctctttctttctgcAGAAGAtgacaaaaaaataatctttTGCACCCTTTCTTTACGTTTGTAACTTCGAACGAATGCgtcaaaagaaaatatttttggcacTTCAGAGTTTTGATTCATTACGGAAACAAGACACCGGCAAAGAAAACgcttaacatttaaaaaagtattagacaaataaaatacacaagaAAGTGCTAGCGTCGGCATAATTGTAACGAACGGACAGCATATGCATAcccctcgcgcctccactTGAGAGCATTTATACATAAGGATATATCTACATAGCtgtctctctgccgccgcctgcgagcagcgcagctacgagacaGCCTTAATTAGACTTAaagaatattgtaaaaatcagATACTATTCGATCGTTGGAACGGCAACATTGCTGCTCcaaataaaccaaataaacCGAATAAAACTCAAGACAAATACaatctaataaaaaaatacttatcATTGAACTTGGGAATCATGGAGCAAATGTGGTCGACGGATTACTTAGTTATATTTCAAgagataaaaaaattaaatttaggcattggaaaaaaaatgtacttaaaattttgtatgggatcTATAAGATATACATAGATATCCGATTTTGACCAAATTTGGTAAGAATGTATAAACTTGTACCAAACATAAaatctgtgaaattggttaagatattttgaaaaacaaattagtttttcatactaaatgttgatttttaacagattgttccagtggcagctgtatgatatagaCGTGCTATATCCAATTTTTTGTggatatacttaaaacatttttcttgatttttggtattaattttGTAACAATATATCAACTATAAGTATTTTTGCCCGCGTCTCCATACAAGTCCAACCACTGTGCAGCCGTAGCATATGACAAAATGTCTTTTGCTCTGCTACCATCTCGCTCTAAATTTTTTGCTACGGCTACACATAGCCCAGCTGCCAGCTTTTTTAtgcccttgcagggtattataatttcagtcagaagtttgcaacgcagtgaaggagacctttccgacccgtcgatttagccatgtccgtctgtccacctgtccgtttctacgcaaactagtccctcagttttaaagctatctaaatgaaactttgcatatagtcttctatgtactctcactgctatatatgtcggaacgggcgggacgggacgactatatcatatagctgccatacaaatgttcgataaatttttggaaaaaaaattataacttggctgtttttcaatataattccatcatttttgagatatagccattttatattattccggAATTTTCGTagaaattttatgaaaatcggaccactatatcttatagctgccataggaacgatcgggaaattaatggaaaaaattataacttcgttgttttccaaCGTATTTTattctactttgacacatgagcttctggtattatttcaaaattttggtataaattttattaaaatcggacgactatatcttatagctgccataggaactttagggaaagtaatagaaaaaattataacttcgttgtttttcaacgtattttcatctactctgagatatgagatttacttattattatagaattttggtatacattttatgaaaatcggacgactatatcttatagctgccatataagcgatccgtagatgtagagaaaatgtaaagctgggaatgtataactgtaactgtcaaactgtaaacataataagtataggtaaaatgtactCGAACTCTGTTTCgtgagtgttttcagtattataatctataatataaacatcaaaaccaatctgcaagggtatacaaacttcggcgtgccgaagttatcTTCCTCTCTTGTTTTTCTATAGCCGTAGTTTGTGAAGCGGTAGCATTAGCAAAACGAAATACTACGGGAGTACGTAACTTTTCAAACACTGATTTTCggtatttaaaagaaaacattttcgTAATttcatgtttttattttctttttaacatttatattattttgcattaaCTATTATATTGAGATTATTGTGCAAAAAATACAGCCGGCTCGACATACTAGCTGGTACGTGTACATTCAGTGAGACTTAAAGGGAACACAGTTTAAGTACACATAAAGCGTACTTGCATTTGGGATTAGCGAGACTACTAAAGCTAATCGATTTACTTTAGGCAAGGAAAATCGGAATACATCTATGAAAAGAGGTTGCGTGGTGCGCTACTCTCTAATACAAACTGGTCTTCTTCATAATGCGCAGGAACTCCTCCTGGTTAACCTCGCCATCGTTATCCAAATCAGCTTCGTCAATCATCTCTCGCAGCTCTTCATCGGTCAGCGTTTCGCCCAGTTCCCGAGCCACACGCTTTAAGTTTTTAAACGAAATCTTGCCAGTCTCGTCGTCGTCGAACAGCCGGAAGGCTTTCAATATTTCTTCCTTAGTGTCTTTTTCAGCCATTTTCGTGGTCATTAAATGAAGAAAGTCGTTAAATGCAATGCGGCCGCTGCCGTCTTTGTCTATTTCGGCTATCATTCGTTTAATCTCCTCCTTCTTGGGCTCGAAACCCAGGGCACGGATAGCCACCTTAAGCTCCTTCACCTCGATATAACCGGTGCATTCGTTGTCGAACAAGTCAAAGGCCTCTTTAATGTCGGCTTTTTGAGTTTCGGATAGCTCGAACTTGGGGCCCGACTTCTTGCGGCCCTGTTGGGTGCCTCGCTTGATGCTGGCAGGTGCCACTGACGGTCCATTTGGAATGCTGGCGACATTTGTGGATGGCTCCATTTGTACAACTGACTCTGGCTGGGGTCCTggtaaatattgaaaattgaaacgtttttattattcttaccAGTCCCTTAGCAACTTTTTAACTTACGTTAACTCGGGAGGACCAAAATTTCTTTCGTATTCAAAGTCTTGTGGCTGCAGTGGGGTGGTGCCTAGTGACAAGTGGTGGTGGTCTTTACCGAATTGTTTGGCCGTTATAAATAAACAGCTGCAATACAAGTTTCCTTCCGCTGTAACCGTGAGCTGACCGTCACTACTGGTTTCGAGCAATCTATTTACGATTcactaataacaacaatatgCTCCCTTTTTCAGCGTAAGCAGTCGCTTAAGCCAAATTTGTAGAACGCGCTGAATCTACCATATAAAACTGCAGGATTAGAAAGTTGCATAAACTGCTGTCAACATGCATTTGACTAAAAGTTCAGCAAATAATAGTTTAATGTTTGCTTTCCTAGTAGAGATGGATAAACATAGTAGTGATGCTGAAAACATCGAAGTTTTTCTTTAGCGATGTTCTTTGATGATTTTGTTGATATCGATGTTAACCGATGCATCGATGTTTGACCAAACATCGATCTCTAATTTCGCAATATTGCGTAATTGAATCGCTGGTTGTAGAATGTATgtgaaaaaattaacaaaaatataatataataaataaaataacatacttattatttttaaatggataGATATATATGGCAATTACAAATATCTTCCTTTTTTATGTTCtctaatagggtcttcccacacagcattatactgtcttcccacacagcgcatttgtgaggaacgtttgggatttttcccaaatgtgaaactcgtgttcccacacaacattaaagcgcatttagcatccgaacagctgatcgatcagctgtggctcatgaaaacgtaaacaaatgctgtcgaattggcagttgcaaatttgaaatggagcatttaccaactattttggctgttgtagaacagcaaaaggcacagattgcgtcagaatttatccgcaataaatttaaatgaattaaatgacaaggaattttagtttttctaatgatttttctctaacaaagagcaaattccccgaagagtgtctataggtggtataggcatccaaaatctttaaaataaggtagaggtaggcggtttatattaaatagtaacaattggggacatattggggcaagaatttacagaaaaaacgccaacatctattttgggcatgcttgtagctttggcgccacgttttaaattccatatctcatttgtttctcgccaagtttgtttacattttcgtggtgaatggtcaaattaagaagaagaatcagagttgcaccgaaaaactatcgtctaactatcgccaaacaaaccggcgttagttcagcattaaaatctaatcTAAAATTCGGAACgacaaaaccttatggagcatttgttcaacggatgctaaatgcgctttaatgctgtgtgggaagaccctatataATACTGTCTTCTctcacagcgcatttgtgaggaacggttgGGATTTTTAACAAATGAGACACCCGTGTTCCAACAAAACAAAGATGGCTGAAGAGGCCTATGTGGGAGTAAAatgaatagtttataaactatatcgGCTGGTTAACAAAAGCAAATCCACAGattatactgtcttcccaaaTAGCGCATTTGTGTGGAAAGgttgttatttaaaaactaagtgaaactcgtgttgCCACAGAGCTCCGTTAAAGTGCATCCGCATCCAataacagctgatcgatcagctgtggctcataaaaacgtaaacaaagatggCTGAAGTGGCCGATGCTGGAGTAAAATGAATAGTCTATCAACTATTTAGGCTGtttaacaacagcaaaaccACATATTGCGTCAGATTTTATCCGCTCtgaattaaaatgaataagatgacgaggaatttgagtttctctatttttttctctaaCTAAGAGCAAATGCCTCGAAGAGTgtgtataggtggtataggcttccaaaatctataaaataaagtagaggtaggcggtttatattaaatagtaacaattggggacattttggggcaagaatatacagaaaaatactaacaactattttgggcatgtttgcagctttggcgccacattttaaatttcatatttcatttgttcatcgccaactttgtttacattttcacaGTGAATGCTACAATTTTCgctgttaagaagaagaaatcagagttgcactgAAAAAATAACGGCACACAGTAGCgcattttctcatttagcgttgcaaaaatcataacttttgaatcCAATatggtaatcgaataatttatatggcattggacaggtaattgtcaggtcataaatacatattttataaaataactacctgacagaatgatcttgtggtggtgtggaataaacagcAATATATACCctgtttttcaaatcgaaaaaatcttttgttttcgaaaaccggagcaccgatttctcgttttcaaatacgaaaacaataaaatcttaccgttttcgattaccggagcaggcctgaatatgtaataacaaagaaaaaacgCATTAACCTGACTATGAATTTGCTGAATTCGTGGAAGTCCACCAAGATGAAACAACAGGCAAAATTGCTGAAGAAATTCCAGGATATGCAAAGATTAATGTGGGACGGTCTGTCAGTCCTCGGGTAGCTCGCGAGACGTCCAGGGTCCGTTCAGGAATTATTTTTGGTTCAGGTGTGGTTGCTGTAAAAGATTCCGACccagtcccagagtagaacgctagaggattatgacgtaaaatgtatcttaatgtttattgacttaaaaggtacaattctcaataatttcatgccgggtCTGGATTCTGGGATACGCCGTGGTTCGGATTCGTCCTTCTACC includes:
- the LOC108081472 gene encoding probable cytosolic Fe-S cluster assembly factor GL21135 — encoded protein: MSRFSGALQLTDIDDFITPSQECIKPVTIDKTKSKTGAKITVEGNGYYEETESGKKKLQKVEITLQDCLACSGCITSAEGVLITQQSQEELLKVLRENTKLKAIDRDNEKVRTVVFTISTQPILSLANRYQIGAEDAARHLSGYFRSLGADYVLCTKVADDLALLECRQEFLERYRENENQTMLSSSCPGWVCYAEKTHGNFILPHLSTTRSPQQIMGVLVKQYLAERLNVAGSRIYHVTVMPCYDKKLESSRQDFFSEVNESRDVDCVITSVEIEQMLTEDEHPLPQHEPADLDWPWSDRRPDSMVWSHESTLSGGYAEHIFKYAAKELFNKDIPPEELELKPVKNRDFFEIVLEREGKAVLKFAIANGFRNIQNLVQKLKRGKGANYNFVEVMACPSGCINGGAQVRPTTGQHVRELTQELRELYKKLPHSVPDNDVSKHVYSEFLDGGAHTDKCHELLHTSYHAVEKLSTALNIKW
- the LOC108081473 gene encoding transmembrane protein 53 yields the protein MPSPSSHPYGLTVDDIASQYGAATATIHNSETRQGTVTRRPPPDREDALEYFIKFPKSSVQNDLANSNANGEDNVPIVILLGWAGCKDRYLMKYSKIYEERGLITVRYTAPVDTLFWKRAEMVPIGEKILKLIQDMNFDAHPLIFHIFSNGGAYLYQHINLAVINHKSPLDVRGVIFDSAPGERRMLGLYRAIIAIYGREKRCNCLTALAITLTLSIMWFVEESFAAFKNLFIHSSAIHPSPFCELKNESNKFPQMFLYSKGDDVIPYRDVEKFIRLRRDRGIEVSAVCFEDAEHVKIYTKYPKQYVQCVCNFIKNCMGIPYSLNMLPDCKPSLSSSGKQNRSNLKYD
- the LOC108081471 gene encoding uncharacterized protein, giving the protein MEPSTNVASIPNGPSVAPASIKRGTQQGRKKSGPKFELSETQKADIKEAFDLFDNECTGYIEVKELKVAIRALGFEPKKEEIKRMIAEIDKDGSGRIAFNDFLHLMTTKMAEKDTKEEILKAFRLFDDDETGKISFKNLKRVARELGETLTDEELREMIDEADLDNDGEVNQEEFLRIMKKTSLY
- the LOC138928088 gene encoding histone-lysine N-methyltransferase SETMAR-like; protein product: MRKLCSKWVPRLLTPDQKQQRIDDSETFLSMLKRNGTDFFRRYLTMDETWIHYYTTESSQQSSEWVVFGESRPKRPKTQISAGKVMASVFWDAYEILFIDYLEKDLAPSDYWLFSDLKKHLQGKRYRKNEEAIADTEAYFKGKSSAFSKNGIERLEKRWTECVAVDEN